The sequence below is a genomic window from Aerosakkonema funiforme FACHB-1375.
TCATTCAATTCTGTAAAAATATCCATCACTTCCTGAGTGGTTTTGGAATCCAAAGCACCCGTCGGTTCATCTGCTAATAATAAAACCGGACGATTGACGATCGCTCTTGCAATTGCCACCCGTTGTTGCTGTCCTCCAGAAAGTTGGTTTGGCTTATTGTTCAATCTATTTGCCAACCCCACTTTTGTCAGCGCTTCTACAGCGCGATCGCGTCTTTCCCCAGCTTTCACACCCGCATACACCATCGGCAACATCACATTTTCTACCGCAGTCAATTGCGGTAAAAGATGGAATTGTTGGAACACAAACCCCAACTTGAGATTGCGAATCTTTGCTAATTCAGCATCTCCCAATTGCGACACATCTACCTTATCCAAATAATAGTGGCCGGAAGTAGGGCGATCGAGACAGCCGATAATATTCATAACTGAAGATTTCCCCGATCCGGATGCTCCCATAATCGAGCAATATTCACCTTGCTCTACAATTAAACTGGCATCCCGAACTGCGTGTACTGTAGTTTCGCCCATACCATAGATTTTAGCAATATTTTCCAGGCGAATAATTACAGGTTTAAATTCCGTATTCAATTCTTGGTTTTGAGTTTGGATTTGTTGCATTTTTAATTAATTAAGCGCTTCTCAAAGCGACAATTGGATCTAATTTAGCGGCGCGTCGTGCCGGTACAACACCAAAGAACAAACCGATACTGCCAGAAACGCCAACAGCAATTGCGATCGCCACAGGTGAAATGCCAGCTTTCAAAGGAGTAACCGCACCAATTAACATGATACCGCTGACGCCAATAACAGTACCAACTATCCCACCTGCTGCTGACAAAATAATTGCCTCAATCATAAACTGAATGAGGATATCTTGCTGAGTAGCGCCGATCGCTTTCCGCAGTCCAATTTCGTGGGTGCGTTCTGTCACAGAAACCAGCATAATATTCATAACGCCAATGCCACCCACAAACAGCGATATAGCTGCGATCGCAGCCAGCATCAGCGTCAGCGCACCAGTAATAGTACCGACAATTGTCAGCACATCTTTTTGAGTTCGGACAGTAAAATCATCTTCAGTTGTTATTTTGTGGCGCAATCGCAACAGATTAGAAATTTGAAATTGCGCTGCACCGATGCTATTGGAATCTTTAGCAGAAACCGAGATAAACGATATTTCCAAACCATAGGGAGAAGTGCGCCCTATAATGCGGTTAGCGAGTGTGGTGACAGGGGTATAAACAGTGTCATCCTGATTGCTTCCCAAGAAAGAACCTTTCGGTTCCATCACGCCAATAACTTGAAAGCTAATATTTTTGACTCTGATTCTTTGGCCGATCGGATCTTTATTGCCAAACAGTTTTTTGACTACATCTGGCCCTAAAACAGCTACCTGGGTATTTGCCTTTACATCTTGCTGAGTAAAAAACCGCCCTCTAGCAACATTAAAGCTGCGTACTGGCAGAAATTCTGGCGTTACACCAAGAATTTGAGTATTGGTATTTTTGTTGCTATAAGTAACAGCTTGTCGGCTTTGAATTTGAGCGGCAACACCTTTGACAGAAGGCACTTGACGAGCGATCGCTTCTGCATCTTCCAGTACCAAAGTCTTCGGAACATCGCGATTTCTTTGCGCGTCCTGATTGCCGGGAATGATAAACAAAACGTTAGGGCCAAGCGATTCAAATTGCTCTGATGCTAACTTTTGGGCACCCTGTCCGATGCCTACCATTGCAATTACTGAAGCATTACCGATGATAATGCCTAACATGGTGAGACTGCTTCGCAATTTGTTTGCTACCAGCGTAGTGGTAGCCATTTTAATGCTTTCTAAAATATCCATTGCTCGATTTTGGATTTTGGATTTTGGATTTTGGATTTGTAATTTTGAATTTTAGATTGTATATAGATCATTCTCCCCCACTCCCCCGCTCTCCCGCTCTCCCACTCCCCCACTCCCCCCCCCCGCTCACGCCTGCGGTCTCGGTCGGCATTCTTTGGGCAAATCGACGAAAATGCGATCGCCCTCCTTCAATCCTTCCAGAATCTGAGTTTGGTCTTCTTGACTTGACCCAATTGTCACCGGGCGAAAGTCGCATTTCTTCTCAGTACCGGGTACTTTCACCCCCGTCTGTCCGTTCTCGGTAACAATTGCAACGGTTGGCACCATGAGGGTATTTTTCACTTCGTTGCCCAAGAACGTCAAATCGACGTTCATACCAGAACGTAATTCCTCAAGCCCAGTATCGAGAGCTACCCGTATCTGAAAAGAAGTGACATTCTGATCGATCACAGCTTCTGGAGCAATTAGACGCACGCGACCTTTGAAAACCTTATCCGGATAGGCATCTGCCACAACTTCCACCGACTGTCCCTGTTTAATTTGTCCGATATCTACTTCCGGGACTTTTGCTAAGATCTCCAATCCTCTGGCGATCGCTACAATCGAGGTTGAAGTCGCCGAAGCTGTACTGGAGCCAGATGTTGCCGGTGCGACAAAAGCGCCAACGTTGGCATATTTCTGAGTGATCGTGCCATCAAAAGGTGCGCGGACGATCGTATCTTCCAGCTGGACTTGCACCTGCTGCAATCGACCCTGAGCTTCTTTAACAGATGCTTCCGCTTGGGCAATATCTTCCGGACGCGAGCCATTCTGCAACAGTTCTAATGCTTGTCGCGCTTCTGCAACAGCCGCTTCTCGCTGGGCAATATCTTCCAGACGAGTGCCATTCTGCAACAGTTCTAATGCTTTTCGCGCTTCTGCAACAGCCGCTTCTCGCTGGGCAATATCTTCCAGACGAGTGCCATTTTGCAACAGTTCTAATGCTTTTCGCGCTTCTGCAACAGCCGCTTGTCGCTGGGCAATTTCCTCGCGACGGGTGCCATTTTGGAGAAGTTCTAAAGCCTGTCGCGCTTCTGCCACAGCCGCTTGTCGCTGGGCAATTTCAGCTGGAGAAGTGCCATTTTGAACTTGTGCCAAACGGCGTTGAGCTTCTTCCACACTAGCTGTAGCCGTGCGATAGTCGGTCAGCACTTCGTCGAAGCGATCGCGAGTAATTGCGCCCTGCTGTTGCAGATTTTGATAGCGATTGACTCGTTCCTTTGCTAAGTCTACCCGTGCTTGCGCTGATTCTACTTGCGCTTTGGCGGCGGCAATTTGTTGGGGATTGGCTGTTTGTACCGACGTTAGCTGAGCTTGGGCTTGCAAAAGACGCGATCGAGCTTGGGCGATTTCTTCCGGACGCGCCCCCGCACGGGCAGCTGCTAATTGAGCTTCAGCTTGGGCCAAACGCGATCGAGCTTGGGCGATTTCTTCCGGACGCGCCCCCGCACGGGCAGCTGCTAACTGCGCTTCGACTTGGGCCAGACGCGATCG
It includes:
- a CDS encoding ABC transporter ATP-binding protein encodes the protein MQQIQTQNQELNTEFKPVIIRLENIAKIYGMGETTVHAVRDASLIVEQGEYCSIMGASGSGKSSVMNIIGCLDRPTSGHYYLDKVDVSQLGDAELAKIRNLKLGFVFQQFHLLPQLTAVENVMLPMVYAGVKAGERRDRAVEALTKVGLANRLNNKPNQLSGGQQQRVAIARAIVNRPVLLLADEPTGALDSKTTQEVMDIFTELNESGITIVMVTHEPDVARQTRRIVWFRDGEVLHSHLKPDEIGHVAI
- a CDS encoding ABC transporter permease produces the protein MDILESIKMATTTLVANKLRSSLTMLGIIIGNASVIAMVGIGQGAQKLASEQFESLGPNVLFIIPGNQDAQRNRDVPKTLVLEDAEAIARQVPSVKGVAAQIQSRQAVTYSNKNTNTQILGVTPEFLPVRSFNVARGRFFTQQDVKANTQVAVLGPDVVKKLFGNKDPIGQRIRVKNISFQVIGVMEPKGSFLGSNQDDTVYTPVTTLANRIIGRTSPYGLEISFISVSAKDSNSIGAAQFQISNLLRLRHKITTEDDFTVRTQKDVLTIVGTITGALTLMLAAIAAISLFVGGIGVMNIMLVSVTERTHEIGLRKAIGATQQDILIQFMIEAIILSAAGGIVGTVIGVSGIMLIGAVTPLKAGISPVAIAIAVGVSGSIGLFFGVVPARRAAKLDPIVALRSA
- a CDS encoding efflux RND transporter periplasmic adaptor subunit, whose amino-acid sequence is MEIPLIGKKVDRRTPWMMGLIAATLLTASGGAYLFLNRATPKNSDITALTVPVESKNLTLRITASGTVVPFQTVNLSPKATGRVAELLVEQGDSVKQGQIVARMDDADIVAQIVQAKARWEQAKASLAKARAGNRPEEIAQAKARLAQAQAQLAAARAGARPEEIAQARSRLAQVEAQLAAARAGARPEEIAQARSRLAQAEAQLAAARAGARPEEIAQARSRLLQAQAQLTSVQTANPQQIAAAKAQVESAQARVDLAKERVNRYQNLQQQGAITRDRFDEVLTDYRTATASVEEAQRRLAQVQNGTSPAEIAQRQAAVAEARQALELLQNGTRREEIAQRQAAVAEARKALELLQNGTRLEDIAQREAAVAEARKALELLQNGTRLEDIAQREAAVAEARQALELLQNGSRPEDIAQAEASVKEAQGRLQQVQVQLEDTIVRAPFDGTITQKYANVGAFVAPATSGSSTASATSTSIVAIARGLEILAKVPEVDIGQIKQGQSVEVVADAYPDKVFKGRVRLIAPEAVIDQNVTSFQIRVALDTGLEELRSGMNVDLTFLGNEVKNTLMVPTVAIVTENGQTGVKVPGTEKKCDFRPVTIGSSQEDQTQILEGLKEGDRIFVDLPKECRPRPQA